From Stegostoma tigrinum isolate sSteTig4 chromosome 4, sSteTig4.hap1, whole genome shotgun sequence, a single genomic window includes:
- the LOC125452724 gene encoding probable G-protein coupled receptor 139 isoform X1 — translation MAPTFSSAFVTIQKIYYPSLCVVGIPANLLTVYTIHYRKCGMSKVARLYLISLAIVDSMCLFWGGIVDLSLTWLDPNPFWHHSPWCGLVTVMEYGSIFSSIWIVIVFTLERYLVLKSTQARQQCFQTKVTIQIILSVILVSHLIALPTYWINNSELQNVTLYNQTFLLPICTYNDSFFSTVVVWFHTLISGGIPYILLIFFNCLIGQQLYRASRMFTREQLKSLNGVTTRKLMKKSILILFTISFTFVLLSLPRFVTYCVLRTAYNTPKHNRDDYGQLINVFADIAIMLQWLNSAVNFLLYCAVSKQFRSEFFLVLTCRCRNVRIPASQTPLKVYSLQGAWTKASLTIFAQHH, via the coding sequence ccaATCTTTTGACAGTGTATACCATCCACTACAGGAAGTGTGGCATGTCGAAGGTTGCAAGACTCTATCTGATTTCCCTGGCTATTGTAGACTCAATGTGCTTGTTCTGGGGAGGAATTGTGGACCTGAGCTTGACTTGGCTGGACCCTAACCCTTTCTGGCACCATTCCCCATGGTGCGGGCTGGTCACAGTCATGGAGTACGGCTCCATATTCAGCTCCATTTGGATTGTCATTGTCTTTACTTTGGAGCGTTACTTGGTGCTAAAGAGCACTCAAGCCAGGCAGCAGTGCTTCCAGACTAAAGTGACCATTCAGATCATCCTGAGCGTCATTCTAGTCTCACATCTGATTGCGCTCCCTACCTATTGGATCAACAATTCAGAGTTACAGAATGTCACCCTGTACAACCAGACCTTTCTGCTGCCCATCTGCACTTACAATGATAGCTTCTTCTCCACCGTGGTGGTATGGTTCCATACGCTCATCTCGGGTGGCATCCCCTACATCCTCCTCATCTTCTTCAACtgtctgattggccagcagctctacAGGGCGAGCAGGATGTTCACCCGGGAGCAGCTCAAATCATTAAACGGGGTGACCACTCGCAAACTGATGAAGAAGTCCATCCTGATCCTCTTCACCATCTCcttcacttttgtgctcctgtcgCTCCCTCGCTTTGTCACCTACTGCGTCCTGAGGACAGCCTACAACACGCCAAAGCACAACAGAGATGACTACGGCCAGCTCATCAATGTGTTTGCGGATATCGCTATCATGCTGCAGTGGTTAAATTCTGCCGTCAACTTCCTCCTCTACTGTGCTGTCAGTAAACAATTTCGCTCAGAGTTCTTCCTCGTGCTGACCTGCCGGTGTAGGAATGTGAGGATCCCTGCTTCACAGACACCCTTGAAAGTTTATAGTCTTCAAGGAGCTTGGACTAAAGCTTCATTGACAATATTTGCCCAGCATCATTAA
- the LOC125452724 gene encoding probable G-protein coupled receptor 139 isoform X2 has product MILSRKASTSINSGTANLLTVYTIHYRKCGMSKVARLYLISLAIVDSMCLFWGGIVDLSLTWLDPNPFWHHSPWCGLVTVMEYGSIFSSIWIVIVFTLERYLVLKSTQARQQCFQTKVTIQIILSVILVSHLIALPTYWINNSELQNVTLYNQTFLLPICTYNDSFFSTVVVWFHTLISGGIPYILLIFFNCLIGQQLYRASRMFTREQLKSLNGVTTRKLMKKSILILFTISFTFVLLSLPRFVTYCVLRTAYNTPKHNRDDYGQLINVFADIAIMLQWLNSAVNFLLYCAVSKQFRSEFFLVLTCRCRNVRIPASQTPLKVYSLQGAWTKASLTIFAQHH; this is encoded by the coding sequence ccaATCTTTTGACAGTGTATACCATCCACTACAGGAAGTGTGGCATGTCGAAGGTTGCAAGACTCTATCTGATTTCCCTGGCTATTGTAGACTCAATGTGCTTGTTCTGGGGAGGAATTGTGGACCTGAGCTTGACTTGGCTGGACCCTAACCCTTTCTGGCACCATTCCCCATGGTGCGGGCTGGTCACAGTCATGGAGTACGGCTCCATATTCAGCTCCATTTGGATTGTCATTGTCTTTACTTTGGAGCGTTACTTGGTGCTAAAGAGCACTCAAGCCAGGCAGCAGTGCTTCCAGACTAAAGTGACCATTCAGATCATCCTGAGCGTCATTCTAGTCTCACATCTGATTGCGCTCCCTACCTATTGGATCAACAATTCAGAGTTACAGAATGTCACCCTGTACAACCAGACCTTTCTGCTGCCCATCTGCACTTACAATGATAGCTTCTTCTCCACCGTGGTGGTATGGTTCCATACGCTCATCTCGGGTGGCATCCCCTACATCCTCCTCATCTTCTTCAACtgtctgattggccagcagctctacAGGGCGAGCAGGATGTTCACCCGGGAGCAGCTCAAATCATTAAACGGGGTGACCACTCGCAAACTGATGAAGAAGTCCATCCTGATCCTCTTCACCATCTCcttcacttttgtgctcctgtcgCTCCCTCGCTTTGTCACCTACTGCGTCCTGAGGACAGCCTACAACACGCCAAAGCACAACAGAGATGACTACGGCCAGCTCATCAATGTGTTTGCGGATATCGCTATCATGCTGCAGTGGTTAAATTCTGCCGTCAACTTCCTCCTCTACTGTGCTGTCAGTAAACAATTTCGCTCAGAGTTCTTCCTCGTGCTGACCTGCCGGTGTAGGAATGTGAGGATCCCTGCTTCACAGACACCCTTGAAAGTTTATAGTCTTCAAGGAGCTTGGACTAAAGCTTCATTGACAATATTTGCCCAGCATCATTAA